In the genome of Candidatus Nitrospira nitrosa, one region contains:
- a CDS encoding thermonuclease family protein, which produces MVHGRTTLATSVLLIMTSAACADFTRPVISALNADIVVVLHHKKAEHIRLQGIDCLEKAQAFEQRAKQATSSLSFSKTVTVEAYC; this is translated from the coding sequence TTGGTACACGGTAGAACCACGCTTGCTACCTCTGTTCTTCTGATTATGACGAGCGCGGCCTGTGCGGACTTCACAAGGCCGGTGATCTCAGCCCTCAATGCTGACATTGTTGTGGTCTTACATCATAAGAAAGCCGAACATATCCGCCTGCAGGGGATAGACTGCCTGGAAAAGGCCCAGGCGTTCGAGCAGCGGGCGAAGCAAGCAACATCGAGCTTGAGTTTTTCAAAGACCGTCACAGTCGAAGCCTACTGTTAG